One genomic segment of Campylobacter concisus includes these proteins:
- a CDS encoding phosphomannomutase/phosphoglucomutase, which produces MKYDEIFREYDIRGIFEKDLTEDSVKAIGLALGKKFNEFGVKTLSVGFDARLSASTLFRYLLSGLNKAGGFKIYNIGLLPTPVGYFSVYADYFDANIMITGSHNPKEYNGFKITIKKDSFFGKDLQILKDKVNEIIASGEQIIDDESCEKFNILEKYVEFFVKEFSELKNFKKPFVIDCANGAVGVSLVPIVKALGLNAKILYEDPDGNFPNHHPDPSEKENLKELFSLIEKKEFDLGFGFDGDGDRIAVITPKRDIKGDELAYLYALNMKHPKVLGEVKCSQNMYDEIAKIGEVFMGKTGHSNIKKMMKELNVDLAAEVSGHIFFKERYFGFDDALYAMMRVLELVHKGFDLDGELDKMPLVFSTDEIKVKTTDEAKFKIVAKLKDCVKNESCDLPKIKNIIDIDGIRIQFENGWALVRASNTTPVIVTRFEAKSKEFLEEIEQKVTNLLKSLM; this is translated from the coding sequence TTTGGCGTAAAAACTTTAAGCGTTGGCTTTGACGCAAGACTTAGTGCTAGCACGCTTTTTAGGTATCTACTAAGTGGTCTAAACAAGGCTGGTGGCTTTAAAATTTATAACATCGGCTTGCTACCAACTCCTGTTGGCTACTTTAGCGTTTATGCTGATTATTTTGACGCAAATATCATGATCACTGGCTCTCACAACCCAAAAGAGTACAACGGCTTTAAGATCACTATCAAAAAAGATAGTTTTTTTGGTAAAGATCTGCAAATTTTAAAAGACAAGGTTAATGAGATAATCGCCTCTGGTGAGCAGATCATAGACGATGAGAGCTGTGAGAAATTTAATATCTTAGAAAAATACGTTGAGTTTTTTGTAAAAGAATTTAGTGAGCTTAAAAATTTCAAAAAGCCCTTTGTCATCGACTGTGCAAATGGCGCTGTTGGTGTGAGCTTGGTGCCGATCGTCAAAGCACTTGGGCTAAATGCGAAAATTTTATATGAAGATCCAGACGGAAATTTCCCAAATCACCATCCAGATCCAAGCGAAAAAGAGAATTTAAAAGAGCTGTTTTCACTCATTGAAAAAAAAGAATTTGACCTTGGATTTGGCTTTGACGGAGACGGCGACAGGATCGCGGTTATAACGCCAAAAAGAGATATAAAAGGCGATGAACTAGCATATCTTTATGCTCTAAATATGAAACATCCAAAGGTGCTTGGCGAGGTAAAATGCTCACAAAATATGTATGATGAGATCGCCAAGATCGGTGAAGTATTTATGGGAAAAACAGGACACAGCAATATAAAAAAGATGATGAAAGAGCTAAATGTAGATCTTGCGGCTGAAGTGAGTGGTCATATCTTTTTTAAAGAGCGCTATTTTGGCTTTGACGATGCGCTTTACGCGATGATGAGGGTGCTTGAGCTAGTTCACAAGGGCTTTGACCTTGATGGCGAGCTTGATAAGATGCCACTTGTCTTTAGCACCGATGAGATCAAGGTAAAGACGACTGATGAGGCTAAATTTAAGATAGTTGCCAAGCTAAAAGATTGTGTGAAAAATGAGAGTTGCGACCTACCAAAGATAAAAAATATCATTGATATTGATGGTATAAGGATTCAGTTTGAAAATGGCTGGGCGCTGGTACGCGCGTCAAATACAACGCCAGTTATTGTTACTAGATTTGAGGCAAAGAGCAAGGAATTTTTAGAAGAGATCGAGCAAAAAGTAACAAATCTACTAAAGAGCTTAATGTAG